A window of the Scophthalmus maximus strain ysfricsl-2021 chromosome 8, ASM2237912v1, whole genome shotgun sequence genome harbors these coding sequences:
- the tmc8 gene encoding transmembrane channel-like protein 7, which translates to MEEHHSVNVTSVLSDASPHSTLSLESCEYYQTEIFDQLPSIQACRPGRSRQGVLGVCEAERGSPQPGEKRSDGHPWTRAPRDKASLQPLRNLAMCIEAKRGARVRRQMEISNIGYWESWRRSQSINRKRVWAQMRGSLSGMLPWKRTLRVIEGRFGVGVKAYFVFLRYLIYLNLLHCALVWGYILGPTTFYGRGNSSKPWRFGSKDSFLQFFNGSSYLNQSPVFYGFYTRGSLNFPCLHTPLLYFAGILTILFLSLAMVVRRMTVGLKHTWLLGKRYSVNVSYKIFRGWDFTIQDPAAGTLKQSFIRNDLKLFLEEQSFSQREAKRTLGQRVRLYLLRFILNVLVVSLLGGAFYLIFFATETSLEECGHGWFVSLFLQYLAPITITFVNLVLPNIFRKISSFEDYSLTTQVNTTIVRSIFLKLASLGIYLYFLFKTTKALEQHQCKENRFGREICKLSIFNFLAMFFKTFLLEFPRKLVQEKYPTSLLARRLGTQSFLITFNVLDLVYSQTVSWVGIYYCPLLPLIGIVTLVATFYIKKFTVLRCCVAEQRMFRATSSSVLFHFMLLLGLLMAAAALGFSLLQEEVTVDKMSSCGPFGNGETLYNVTGVCVDSLPSLAQSVLRYMASEAFAVPLILTEIIILTSYVSRGRVNQRAILRLEDMLVTSSSDKRFLVRQHTTMLRLQRELRRLRSASFREDAAPSVAGKTSRPPPPPPENEAD; encoded by the exons atggaggagcACCACTCTGTCAACGTCACAAGCGTCTTATcag ACGCAAGCCCTCATTCCACCCTGTCGCTTGAGTCATGCGAGTACTACCAGACAGAGATATTTGACCAGCTGCCCAGCATCCAGGCTTGCCGGCCCGGGCGGAGCAGACAGGGTGTTTTGGGAGTCTGCGAGGCCGAGCGGGGCAGCCCTCAGCCGGGGGAGAAGCGCAGCGATGGCCACCCGTGGACCAGAGCACCCAGGGACAAGGCGTCTCTGCAGCCACTCAGGAACCTGGCCATGTGTATTGAGGCGAAGCGAGGTGCCAG GGTCAGGAGACAGATGGAAATCAGCAATATTGGTTATTGGGAGTCCTGGAGACGGAGCCAGAGCATTAACAGGAAGAGGGTGTGGGCGCAGATGAGAGGATCTCTGTCAGGCATGTTGCCGTGGAAGCGCACTCTTCGTGTCATTGAAG GCAGGTTTGGAGTGGGCGTGAAGgcttattttgttttcctcagataTTTGATTTACTTGAACCTTCTTCACTGTGCCCTTGTCTGGGGCTATATCCTTGGGCCCACAACATTTTATGGCCggggcaacagcagca AACCTTGGAGGTTTGGAAGCAAAGACTCATTTTTACAATTCTTCAATGGATCG AGCTATTTGAATCAATCTCCGGTCTTCTATGGATTTTATACACGTGGTTCCTTGAATTTTCCATGCCTGCATACACCCCTGCTGTACTTTGCTGGAATCCTCaccatcctcttcctcagtctCGCCATGGTGGTCCGCAG AATGACAGTCGGCTTAAAGCACACGTGGCTGCTCGGGAAGCGctacagtgtgaatgtgagctaCAAGATCTTCCGTGGCTGGGACTTCACCATCCAGGACCCCGCTGCAGGGACTCTCAAACAGAGCTTCATCAGGAATGATCTCAAG CTGTtcctggaggagcagagtttCTCCCAGCGGGAGGCTAAGAGGACACTTGGACAGAGGGTGCGTCTCTACCTGCTCAGGTTCATCCTGAATGTGCTCGTTGTGTCTCTGCTGGGCGGGGCCTTCTACCTCATCTTCTTTGCCACTGAGACGTCACTGGAAGAG TGCGGGCACGGCTGGTTTGTCAGTCTGTTCCTCCAGTATCTTGctcccatcaccatcacctTTGTCAACCTGGTCCTCCCTAACATCTTCCGTAAGATCTCGTCTTTTGAAGACTACTCCCTCACCACGCAGGTGAATACCACGATCGTGAG GAGCATCTTCTTGAAGCTGGCCTCACTGGGGATCTACTTATATTTCCTCTTCAAAACGACAAAGGCACTTGAGCAA CATCAGTGCAAGGAAAACCGGTTTGGCAGAGAGATATGCAAGCTGTCTATTTTCAATTTCCTCGCCATGTTCTTCAAAACCTTTCTTTTGGAATTCCCCAGGAA GCTGGTGCAGGAGAAGTACCCAACATCCTTGCTGGCTCGACGGTTAGGGACACAAAGCTTCCTGATCACTTTCAATGTGTTGGATCTGGTGTACAGTCAGACAGTGTCCTGGGTGGGAATCTACTACTgccctctgctgcctctgatAGGAATCGTCACACTGGTGGCCACGTTCTACATCAAAAAG TTCACAGTCCTGAGATGCTGTGTCGCAGAGCAACGCATGTTTCGAGCCACCAGTTCTTCAGTTTTATTCCACTTCATGTTGCTGCTCGGTCTCCTCATGGCTGCAGCCGCCTTGGGGTTCAGCCTCCTTCAGGAAGAAGTCACCGTGGACAAAAT GTCCTCCTGCGGCCCATTTGGAAATGGAGAAACCTTATATAAtgtgacaggagtgtgtgtggacagtcTACCCAGCCTCGCACAGAGCGTTCTCCGCTACATGGCCTCTGAGGCCTTTGCAGTGCCACTCATACTCACTGAAAT CATAATCCTAACCTCCTATGTGTCACGGGGACGAGTCAATCAGAGGGCCATTTTGAGACTGGAAGACATGCTGGTTACG AGTAGTTCAGATAAGCGTTTCCTGGTGAGACAGCACACCACAATGCTCAGACTTCAGAGGGAACTCCGCAGGTTGCGTTCTGCATCCTTCAGAGAGGACGCGGCGCCATCAGTCGCTGGCAAGACGAGccgcccgcctcctcctcctccagaaaatgaagccgaTTAA